From the Ensifer adhaerens genome, the window GCGCACGCGTACGGCCCCACGCCAAGACGCGGAGCCGCACGTTTTCAGGACTTGGATCGAAGTGCCTGTAGCCGAAAAATGAAACCTCAGGCTGCAACGCGGGTGGTGAAGATGATCTCTTCACCGGTCGATGCAACCTCGATCGTCATGCCGGCTTCCTCGCCGAGCAGCACGGTGTAATACGGCTGGATCGAATGCGCATCGACTGCTTCTTCCGGCGTGCCGCACAGGAGTTCCGTCAGTCTCGGCGGCACGCGCATCATGCGCCCCTTCGCGACCAGGGTGAAGACAGCGTCGAGTTCCGGGTTCTCGAGCGTCACGTCGATCGAACCGCCACGCGGGATCGCGCCGTAGGCGATGAGGAAGAGGTTCAGCAGCAGCTTGACCCGGTTCTTGGCGATGATCGCGCGCGGACCGTGCCAGTTGACCTCGGTCTTCTTCTCGGCAGCCGCAAAATCCTTGGCGGCCTTTTCCGCTTCGCCGGTGTCGATCGACGCACCAACCGAGCCGGAGGCGCCGAAAGCGAGACGGGCGAACTTCAGGCGAACCGATGCGTTCAGCGCGCTGGTCCGGATCAGGTCCATCGCATCCGCGTCGGCACCGCCTTCATCAAGCAGTTCCAGGCCGTTGTTGATGGCACCAACCGGCGAGATGATGTCGTGGCAAACGCGGCTGCACAGAAGCGCGGCCAGATCGGGTCCCGTCAATGTCAGGTTCGGATTCGTTGCCATCGTGTATCCTTATTGGTTCCGCCGGCCCACCGCTTGGGGGCACGCGCCATCGTGACGCCGGTAAAGCCTCACGCGAAAAGACGCAAGTCATGGGCTGCCCGGCGCAGCCGTTCATCAGTGGATCATAATGACACCACATTTGGTAAACCGATTGTTAAGACCATCGGTTCAAATTGCATGGAATTGGTCCAGACCCTTCACTGGCCGCACAGTGATCTGACTGGCGGCCGCTGCAAACCCGCAAGCGAGCAATTTCGCGCCTGACGGAGGAAACGATGCATCAGATCATGAAGGCAGCCACGCAGGCT encodes:
- the chpT gene encoding histidine phosphotransferase ChpT; this translates as MATNPNLTLTGPDLAALLCSRVCHDIISPVGAINNGLELLDEGGADADAMDLIRTSALNASVRLKFARLAFGASGSVGASIDTGEAEKAAKDFAAAEKKTEVNWHGPRAIIAKNRVKLLLNLFLIAYGAIPRGGSIDVTLENPELDAVFTLVAKGRMMRVPPRLTELLCGTPEEAVDAHSIQPYYTVLLGEEAGMTIEVASTGEEIIFTTRVAA